The following proteins are co-located in the Candidatus Competibacteraceae bacterium genome:
- a CDS encoding DUF4280 domain-containing protein, translating to MSMHVCNGATLKCTFAFPPGISTLVVLPQNRMMTSNMPAANIMDNKPMVNIMTFGACMSLANPTVAAATTAAMGVLTPMPCIPITPAPWVVGSPTVLLGNMPALNNTSTLMCTWAGVITVLQPGQFTEMIP from the coding sequence ATGTCCATGCATGTTTGTAACGGCGCCACGTTGAAATGCACATTTGCTTTTCCGCCGGGGATCAGTACGCTCGTCGTGCTGCCGCAAAACAGAATGATGACCAGCAACATGCCGGCGGCGAATATTATGGACAACAAACCGATGGTCAACATCATGACGTTCGGCGCGTGCATGAGTCTGGCTAATCCAACGGTGGCCGCGGCCACGACGGCGGCGATGGGCGTGCTGACGCCGATGCCTTGCATTCCCATTACTCCGGCGCCGTGGGTAGTCGGGTCGCCGACCGTGCTGCTGGGCAACATGCCGGCGCTCAACAACACCTCCACCCTGATGTGTACTTGGGCGGGGGTGATCACGGTGCTCCAACCGGGGCAATTCACCGAGATGATTCCCTGA
- a CDS encoding SirB2 family protein, producing MCISTWRRYKHAWTYTHLAGIASTSCSLNYSLPANQSWRTNALYLALKHLHVSTVVLSLALFVLRGLWMLADSPQSRRRWVRIVPHVIDTALLASAVGLVLILHQYPFVHGWLTAKVLGLTAYIILGSIALKRGQTKPIRATAWIMALATFGYIASVAITHSPSGFLPWLL from the coding sequence ATGTGCATTTCAACGTGGCGCCGTTACAAACATGCATGGACATACACACACCTCGCGGGAATAGCCAGCACAAGCTGTTCATTAAACTATAGCCTACCCGCCAACCAGTCGTGGAGGACCAACGCCCTGTATCTTGCCCTCAAACATCTGCATGTCAGCACAGTGGTCTTGAGCCTGGCGTTATTCGTGCTGCGCGGGCTCTGGATGCTGGCCGATTCCCCGCAATCGCGGCGGCGCTGGGTCCGGATCGTGCCGCACGTCATCGACACCGCGCTGCTGGCCAGTGCCGTCGGGCTAGTGCTGATCCTGCATCAATACCCGTTCGTGCACGGCTGGCTGACCGCCAAGGTGCTCGGGCTGACGGCCTACATCATCCTCGGCAGCATTGCTCTCAAACGCGGCCAGACCAAACCGATCCGCGCCACCGCCTGGATTATGGCGCTGGCAACGTTCGGCTACATCGCCAGCGTCGCCATAACTCACTCCCCGTCGGGCTTTCTGCCGTGGCTGTTGTAG
- a CDS encoding phasin family protein, with translation MTRVNQSMVGQLEKWAGLQMDSLRAYADLGVAQAKVAMKVIDPHSLHEFTDSQFAVASFVGHRVADDGRLLAEWGTDCCNQAHRLARQNMLSVLFRD, from the coding sequence TTGACCAGGGTCAATCAATCCATGGTCGGGCAGTTGGAAAAGTGGGCTGGGTTGCAGATGGATAGCCTGAGAGCCTATGCCGATCTGGGCGTTGCCCAAGCCAAGGTGGCGATGAAAGTGATCGATCCACACAGCCTGCACGAATTCACCGACAGCCAGTTTGCGGTGGCAAGTTTCGTTGGCCACCGCGTCGCGGACGATGGCCGCCTGCTGGCCGAATGGGGTACGGACTGCTGCAACCAGGCTCATCGTCTGGCCCGGCAGAACATGTTGAGCGTGCTGTTCAGGGATTAA
- a CDS encoding class 1 fructose-bisphosphatase, translated as MPIGTTITEYFIEEQRRIKGVSGDFTALINDIVIACKAISSAVRYGSLVGVLGAADTENIQGETQKKLDVISNNLFINRNEWAGHVAAMASEEMAEVYHLPTQYPRGKYLLVFDPLDGSTNTDVNGPVGTIFSIMRRPDGATGEPTEEDFLQPGARQVCAGYALFGPSTMMVLTTGHGVNGFTLDQRIGEFILTNPSMRLREETQDFSINAAYMRFWDPPVRRYIDECLAGREGPRRKEFNMRWAGAMIADIHRVLINGGVFLYPADRKLRAKNQEGKLRLLYEANPMSFIVEQAGGLASTGTQRIMELQPTNLHQRCPVIMGSKSEVERIISYHLEAQ; from the coding sequence ATGCCTATCGGCACTACCATCACCGAATATTTCATCGAAGAACAGCGGCGCATCAAGGGCGTCTCGGGCGACTTCACCGCCCTGATCAACGACATCGTCATCGCTTGCAAGGCCATTTCCAGCGCGGTCCGCTACGGCAGCCTGGTCGGCGTACTCGGCGCCGCCGATACCGAGAACATCCAGGGCGAGACGCAGAAAAAGCTGGACGTAATCTCCAACAATCTGTTCATCAATCGCAACGAATGGGCCGGACACGTCGCCGCCATGGCTTCCGAGGAAATGGCCGAAGTCTACCATCTACCGACTCAGTACCCGCGAGGCAAATATCTGCTGGTGTTCGATCCGCTGGATGGCTCCACCAACACCGACGTCAACGGCCCGGTCGGCACCATCTTCTCGATCATGCGCCGCCCCGATGGCGCAACCGGCGAGCCGACGGAAGAAGATTTCCTGCAACCAGGCGCCCGACAGGTTTGCGCCGGTTATGCGCTGTTCGGGCCGTCCACCATGATGGTGCTCACCACCGGCCACGGCGTCAACGGCTTCACCCTGGACCAACGCATCGGCGAGTTCATCCTGACCAACCCCAGCATGCGACTACGGGAAGAAACTCAGGATTTTTCCATCAATGCCGCCTACATGCGGTTTTGGGACCCACCGGTGCGGCGCTACATCGACGAATGCCTGGCCGGCCGGGAAGGCCCGCGCCGCAAGGAATTCAACATGCGCTGGGCCGGCGCGATGATCGCCGACATCCACCGGGTACTGATCAACGGCGGCGTGTTCCTTTATCCAGCCGACCGCAAGCTGCGCGCCAAAAACCAGGAGGGCAAATTACGCCTGCTGTACGAGGCTAATCCGATGAGCTTCATCGTCGAACAAGCCGGCGGACTGGCGAGCACCGGTACGCAGCGGATCATGGAATTGCAACCGACCAACCTGCATCAACGCTGCCCGGTGATCATGGGATCCAAGAGCGAAGTCGAGCGCATTATTTCCTACCATCTCGAAGCACAATAG
- a CDS encoding EAL domain-containing protein produces the protein MEPTPSRPEPLAGKLKRIEDLAEKLVYIKWSREFFVLLLRATQDALALARPRPEYHKIVVLAERLEQQLSECLDKGDLPKGAERERLIAIVDALCRSTPRPGGDPGQIDPVTKKPAEPRTVPLFSRWEKNERSRPTTGEALAPKLWLVAPDSANGLARKLEQRGGFQVRRCATLAEVRALLTQSEQPVALIIDLDFVADHQPPLEQIKTLKQLLAPAAPLFFLADRGDIAARLDAVETGGSGYFIKPVDIVLLLEILDERVLKASDHRILIVDDALLAAREIARWLDSRGMVTQVLAQPLQILQAIANFRPNLLIFNIDLKEIDGLTLAQAIQQHELLRELPLILLSERADSSERLSATSLSGEALLGKALNPELLFAAVAKRLRQRHCLYRKLSQISHRDTVSGLYNRPYFLAHLERALITAEVNAQPVAIMLISLDNLRVVESHDVAAADEIVEQAAKRLQTTLGADPIAARFGNAVFTVLLSFTSQEALLATAHAVQDALESDVYPFNSEGFQLRTSIGISVATPALHEAAILIQQADMACGMARDSKDMRILVQHGQSAEQEADHPRQRRLLEEIREAVQQQRMNLLFQPVVSLRGDSTERYEVLLRMRNNEGWELLPETVFSLVKRHRIGMVLDRWVIAHSIRMLRERQMRGHSAILFINISPTILQDDELPDWLSSGLQKTGVPAANLVFEIAETTAELNRQALLPFLRKLKQLGCGLSLDHFSGHERAQALVQLLHADYVKLAPKFAQDLLNDKERQQQLGQMTRELAVLGVTTIITGVEDASNLPTLWSCGIDFVQGYFLQRPHTDMQYDFDQTVL, from the coding sequence ATGGAACCGACGCCTTCCCGTCCAGAACCGCTCGCCGGCAAACTCAAGCGTATTGAGGATCTCGCCGAGAAGCTCGTCTACATCAAATGGAGCCGGGAGTTTTTCGTGCTGCTGTTGCGAGCGACGCAGGATGCCCTGGCGCTGGCCCGCCCACGGCCCGAGTATCACAAGATCGTGGTGCTGGCCGAACGGCTCGAACAACAGCTCAGCGAATGTCTGGATAAAGGCGATTTGCCCAAGGGAGCCGAGCGCGAGCGCCTGATCGCCATCGTGGACGCCCTGTGTCGCTCCACGCCGCGCCCCGGCGGCGATCCGGGCCAAATCGATCCGGTCACGAAAAAACCGGCCGAACCCCGCACCGTGCCTCTGTTTTCCAGGTGGGAAAAGAACGAACGGTCGCGGCCAACGACCGGCGAAGCCCTGGCCCCAAAACTGTGGCTGGTGGCGCCCGACTCGGCGAACGGGCTGGCGCGCAAGCTCGAACAACGGGGCGGCTTTCAGGTCCGACGCTGCGCCACTCTGGCTGAAGTCCGCGCGCTGCTGACGCAGTCCGAACAACCGGTCGCCCTAATCATCGACTTGGACTTCGTCGCCGACCATCAACCCCCGCTGGAACAGATCAAAACCTTAAAGCAATTGCTGGCTCCGGCAGCTCCCCTCTTTTTCCTGGCCGACCGCGGCGACATCGCCGCCCGGCTCGACGCGGTGGAAACCGGCGGGTCCGGCTACTTCATCAAGCCGGTGGATATCGTCCTGTTACTGGAAATCCTGGACGAGCGCGTGCTGAAAGCGTCCGACCACCGCATCCTGATCGTCGACGACGCGCTGCTTGCCGCCCGCGAAATCGCCCGCTGGTTGGACAGCCGCGGCATGGTGACGCAGGTGCTCGCCCAACCACTACAGATTCTGCAAGCCATCGCCAACTTTCGCCCCAATCTATTGATTTTCAACATAGATTTAAAAGAAATCGACGGATTGACGCTGGCCCAGGCCATCCAGCAACACGAGCTGTTGCGCGAACTCCCGCTGATCCTGCTGTCGGAGCGCGCCGACAGCAGCGAGCGACTATCGGCCACCAGCTTGAGCGGCGAGGCCCTGCTCGGCAAGGCCCTGAACCCGGAACTACTGTTCGCGGCCGTCGCCAAGCGCTTACGGCAGCGGCATTGCCTGTACCGCAAGCTGAGCCAGATCAGCCATCGGGATACCGTCAGCGGCTTGTACAACCGTCCCTACTTCCTCGCCCACCTGGAACGGGCACTGATCACCGCCGAGGTCAATGCTCAGCCGGTGGCGATCATGCTGATCTCCCTGGACAACCTGCGCGTCGTCGAAAGCCACGATGTCGCCGCGGCCGATGAGATCGTCGAACAAGCCGCCAAGCGCCTGCAAACCACGCTGGGCGCCGACCCGATCGCGGCCCGGTTCGGCAACGCCGTTTTCACGGTCCTGTTGAGCTTCACCAGCCAGGAAGCCCTGCTCGCCACGGCGCACGCGGTGCAGGACGCTTTGGAAAGCGATGTTTACCCTTTCAACAGTGAAGGTTTCCAACTGCGCACCAGCATCGGCATCAGCGTGGCCACTCCCGCCTTGCACGAAGCCGCCATCCTGATCCAACAGGCCGACATGGCTTGCGGCATGGCTCGGGATAGCAAGGACATGCGGATTCTCGTCCAACACGGTCAGAGCGCCGAACAGGAAGCGGATCACCCCCGGCAGCGCCGTTTGCTGGAAGAGATCCGCGAAGCCGTGCAACAGCAGCGGATGAACCTGTTGTTTCAGCCGGTGGTCAGCCTGCGCGGCGATAGCACCGAGCGCTATGAAGTGCTGCTGCGGATGCGCAATAACGAGGGCTGGGAGCTGCTGCCGGAAACCGTGTTCAGTCTGGTCAAGCGCCACCGGATCGGCATGGTGCTCGACCGCTGGGTCATCGCCCATTCCATCCGGATGCTGCGCGAGCGGCAAATGCGCGGTCATTCGGCGATTCTGTTCATCAATATTTCGCCCACCATCCTGCAAGACGACGAACTACCGGACTGGCTGAGCAGCGGCCTGCAAAAAACCGGGGTGCCGGCCGCCAACCTGGTGTTCGAGATCGCCGAAACCACCGCCGAACTCAACCGGCAGGCGCTGCTGCCGTTTTTGCGAAAACTCAAGCAACTGGGCTGCGGCCTCTCGCTCGACCACTTCAGCGGCCACGAACGTGCCCAGGCACTCGTGCAACTCCTGCATGCCGATTACGTCAAGCTGGCCCCCAAATTTGCCCAGGATCTGCTGAACGACAAGGAACGCCAGCAACAGCTCGGGCAAATGACGCGCGAGTTGGCTGTGTTAGGTGTAACCACCATCATCACCGGCGTCGAGGACGCGAGCAATCTGCCCACGCTGTGGTCTTGCGGCATCGATTTCGTCCAGGGTTATTTCCTGCAACGGCCGCACACCGACATGCAGTACGACTTCGATCAAACGGTGCTGTAA
- the ampD gene encoding 1,6-anhydro-N-acetylmuramyl-L-alanine amidase AmpD has product MRVDLSTGLLDAARQTPSPNHDDRPAGSSVDLIVIHGISLPPGEFGGPWIDALFSNTLDPTAHPYFQTIAGLRVSAHLLIRRDGEIVQYVPLQRRAWHAGESAYRNRRHCNDFSIGIELEGTDHLPYDERQYPILATLIIALRAAYPAITPERLAGHADIAPGRKTDPGAAFDWIRLRRLLGEISATK; this is encoded by the coding sequence ATGCGGGTCGATTTGAGTACGGGGTTGCTGGACGCGGCGCGCCAGACGCCCTCACCCAACCACGACGACCGACCCGCCGGATCGTCGGTTGACCTGATCGTGATTCACGGGATCAGCCTACCACCCGGCGAGTTCGGTGGACCGTGGATCGACGCGCTGTTCAGCAACACGCTCGACCCCACCGCGCATCCCTATTTTCAAACCATTGCCGGACTGCGAGTCTCGGCGCACCTGCTGATTCGGCGGGATGGCGAGATCGTGCAGTACGTCCCGTTGCAGCGCCGGGCCTGGCACGCCGGCGAGTCGGCTTACCGCAACCGCCGCCATTGCAACGACTTCAGCATCGGCATCGAACTGGAAGGCACCGACCACCTACCCTACGACGAGCGCCAGTATCCGATACTGGCGACCCTCATCATCGCCTTGCGCGCGGCCTACCCCGCCATCACGCCGGAACGGCTGGCCGGTCATGCCGACATCGCGCCGGGCCGCAAGACCGATCCGGGAGCGGCGTTCGACTGGATCAGGCTGCGCCGGTTGCTGGGAGAGATCAGCGCCACTAAATGA
- a CDS encoding nitronate monooxygenase, with protein sequence MNWSHTALTKRLDIRYPIIQAPLAGGPGTPQLAAAISNAGGLGSLAGGYPQPETLRQAIAEIRTLTDRPFAVNLALGGAASGDPARLARARELLAPYRAELGLPPESPAPPEPPGFEQLLEVVMEERVAAVSFIFGAPDTVYLDLLRDAGIVTFGTATHLLEAIVLEESGVDFIVAQGAEAGGHRGTFIGHPEQGLVGILTLVPLLAKHIRVPIVAGGGIMDGRGIAAVRILGAAGIQMGTAFLACPESGASPAYKALLSEGSEIATTLSRVFTGRVGRVLRNRLVNELHPHEADLPGFPLQLFLTEDLRQTATERDLTDFMALWAGQGCHLSESRPAAELIAAWADQATTLLGGEEAPREPVAAEPVDRAPPPAAESPPDPACFI encoded by the coding sequence ATGAACTGGTCCCACACCGCGCTCACCAAACGACTCGACATCCGCTATCCGATTATTCAGGCCCCTCTGGCCGGTGGTCCCGGCACCCCGCAACTCGCGGCGGCGATTAGCAACGCGGGCGGCTTGGGGTCGCTGGCGGGCGGCTACCCGCAACCCGAAACCTTGCGGCAAGCCATCGCCGAGATACGTACCCTCACCGACCGGCCGTTTGCCGTCAACTTGGCGCTGGGCGGCGCGGCCTCCGGTGACCCCGCCCGCCTCGCCCGCGCCCGCGAATTGCTGGCGCCCTACCGGGCCGAACTGGGGCTACCGCCGGAATCGCCCGCGCCGCCGGAACCGCCGGGATTCGAGCAGCTGCTGGAAGTGGTGATGGAAGAACGGGTGGCGGCGGTCAGCTTTATTTTCGGTGCGCCGGATACCGTGTATCTGGATCTGTTGCGGGATGCCGGAATCGTCACTTTCGGTACCGCCACCCACCTGCTGGAAGCGATCGTGCTGGAAGAAAGCGGGGTGGATTTCATCGTCGCCCAGGGCGCCGAGGCCGGTGGCCATCGCGGTACCTTCATCGGTCACCCGGAGCAGGGTTTGGTCGGTATCCTGACCTTGGTGCCGTTGCTGGCCAAGCACATCAGGGTGCCCATCGTCGCCGGCGGCGGCATCATGGACGGGCGCGGCATCGCCGCCGTCCGGATACTGGGCGCGGCGGGCATTCAGATGGGCACTGCCTTCCTGGCTTGCCCGGAAAGCGGCGCGTCTCCCGCCTACAAGGCGTTATTGAGCGAAGGCAGCGAAATCGCCACCACCCTGAGCCGCGTTTTCACCGGCCGCGTTGGCCGGGTATTGCGCAACCGCCTGGTCAACGAACTGCACCCACATGAAGCCGATCTACCCGGTTTCCCGCTGCAGTTGTTCTTGACCGAGGATCTGCGCCAGACTGCCACCGAGCGGGATCTGACCGATTTCATGGCCTTGTGGGCCGGTCAGGGTTGCCATTTGAGCGAGAGCCGGCCAGCGGCCGAACTGATCGCGGCTTGGGCGGACCAGGCGACGACCTTGCTGGGGGGCGAAGAAGCGCCGCGGGAGCCGGTGGCGGCGGAACCCGTCGACCGGGCGCCGCCGCCGGCGGCCGAGAGTCCTCCCGATCCGGCCTGCTTCATTTAG
- a CDS encoding ThiF family adenylyltransferase, translating into MPYPQARAEILIGATGLARLRAAHVLVAGLGGVGGYAAEALGRAGIGRLTLLDHDRVSPSNLNRQLLALHSTLGRPKVELMAERLRDIDPTLELTLLGEFLQSEAAEALVTAAPYDYVADCIDSIACKAALVASCQQRGVPVISALGAGNCLDVTRVRVAQLNQTQMCPLARELRRRLRALGAPLNYPVIYSDEPRRPPLPHRPVGGDTPGRPRAVNGTISYLPALFGVMLAGVIVRRLLGEG; encoded by the coding sequence ATGCCGTACCCTCAGGCGCGCGCTGAGATCCTGATCGGCGCCACTGGGCTGGCCCGGTTGCGGGCGGCGCATGTGCTGGTGGCGGGACTGGGCGGGGTCGGCGGTTACGCCGCCGAGGCGTTGGGTCGGGCCGGCATCGGCCGTTTGACCCTGCTGGATCACGACAGGGTGTCTCCCTCCAATCTCAACCGCCAGTTGCTGGCGCTGCATTCCACCCTCGGTCGGCCCAAGGTCGAGCTGATGGCCGAGCGGCTGCGCGATATCGATCCCACCCTCGAGCTGACCCTGCTGGGCGAGTTTCTCCAGTCGGAGGCGGCTGAAGCGCTGGTGACCGCCGCCCCTTATGACTATGTCGCCGACTGCATCGATAGCATCGCCTGCAAGGCGGCGCTGGTGGCGTCCTGCCAGCAGCGGGGCGTACCGGTGATTTCGGCGCTGGGGGCGGGTAATTGTCTGGACGTGACTCGGGTGCGGGTGGCGCAATTGAACCAGACCCAGATGTGTCCGCTGGCCCGCGAGCTGCGTCGCCGCTTGCGGGCGCTGGGCGCACCGCTGAACTATCCCGTCATCTACAGCGACGAGCCGCGCCGTCCGCCGTTGCCGCATCGGCCGGTCGGCGGCGATACGCCGGGTCGACCCCGCGCGGTGAACGGGACGATTTCCTACCTGCCGGCGCTGTTCGGGGTGATGCTGGCGGGGGTCATCGTTCGCCGGCTGCTGGGTGAAGGATGA
- a CDS encoding TatD family hydrolase: MPILIDSHSHFDDVSFDDDRDAAYQRARAAGVEAQVLAAVSARLWPKLRAVAARYPGLYPSYGLHPAYLTEHRPEHLDALADWVVREKPVAIGEIGLDYYLPDLDAGAQADYFTGQLRLARRHDLPVIVHARHAVDQVIKYLRRFAGVRGVVHSFSGSEDQARRLLDLDFLLSFGGPLSYPRATRLRGLIRYLPLDGFMLETDSPDQPTSAHPSQRNEPAFLPEVLACVAELRGADPAEIAAATSANARQLFGIPDAVPSGAR; the protein is encoded by the coding sequence ATGCCCATCCTGATCGACAGTCATAGCCATTTCGACGACGTCAGCTTCGATGACGACCGCGACGCCGCCTATCAGCGGGCGCGGGCCGCCGGAGTGGAGGCGCAAGTGCTGGCGGCGGTGAGTGCCCGGCTGTGGCCGAAGCTCCGGGCGGTCGCGGCGCGTTATCCGGGGCTGTATCCCAGCTATGGCCTGCACCCGGCCTATCTGACCGAACACCGGCCCGAGCATCTGGATGCGCTGGCGGACTGGGTGGTTCGGGAAAAGCCCGTCGCCATCGGCGAAATCGGGCTGGATTACTACCTGCCCGATCTCGATGCCGGCGCGCAAGCCGATTACTTCACCGGACAACTGCGACTGGCCCGCCGCCACGATCTGCCGGTGATCGTGCACGCCCGTCACGCGGTGGATCAGGTTATCAAGTACCTGCGGCGTTTTGCCGGCGTGCGCGGGGTGGTGCACAGCTTCTCCGGTAGCGAGGACCAGGCCCGGCGGTTGCTCGATCTGGATTTTCTGCTCAGCTTCGGCGGGCCGTTGAGCTATCCACGCGCCACCCGCCTGCGCGGCCTGATCCGGTATCTGCCGCTGGACGGCTTCATGTTGGAGACCGATTCGCCCGATCAGCCGACGAGCGCGCACCCGAGCCAGCGCAACGAACCGGCCTTCCTGCCGGAAGTGCTGGCCTGCGTCGCCGAGCTGCGCGGGGCCGATCCAGCCGAGATCGCCGCCGCCACCAGCGCCAACGCCCGCCAGCTGTTCGGAATCCCCGATGCCGTACCCTCAGGCGCGCGCTGA
- a CDS encoding helix-turn-helix transcriptional regulator — protein MSKLYIWKNRTLFMGYLPDISEHRLGSAALCVGIDQPFRVLESASNGWRESRGVLVPPGCLHEIQVGGALMAILFIEPESSDYPAIRNVMLDGEWQCLYDLAREDEVLAILSEAWERQPDATVIHDLLERLIPPPRPEDRPRPLDARIQRVIRLMKEDLVRGYSMNELAEHVNLSPTRLVHLFKEEVGVPIRRFRQRHRMRVVAALIAEDSSLTDAALSVGFADSSHFSRAFRNMFGIAPSSVFGRAANVRIVIA, from the coding sequence TTGAGCAAGCTGTATATTTGGAAAAACCGCACTTTATTCATGGGGTATCTGCCGGATATCTCCGAGCACCGCTTGGGTTCGGCGGCGCTGTGCGTGGGCATCGACCAGCCGTTTCGCGTCTTGGAAAGTGCAAGCAACGGTTGGCGAGAAAGTCGCGGTGTATTGGTGCCGCCGGGTTGCCTGCACGAAATCCAGGTTGGCGGCGCTCTCATGGCGATCCTGTTCATCGAGCCGGAGAGTTCGGATTACCCGGCGATCCGGAACGTCATGCTCGACGGCGAATGGCAATGCCTGTACGACCTGGCCCGCGAAGACGAGGTGCTGGCGATCCTGAGCGAGGCTTGGGAACGCCAGCCGGACGCCACCGTCATTCATGATTTGCTGGAGCGCCTGATCCCGCCACCACGGCCCGAGGACCGCCCGCGACCGCTGGACGCTCGTATCCAGCGGGTGATCCGGCTGATGAAGGAAGATCTTGTCCGCGGTTACTCGATGAACGAACTGGCCGAGCATGTGAACCTGTCGCCGACCCGGCTGGTGCATTTATTCAAGGAGGAAGTCGGCGTGCCGATTCGCCGCTTTCGGCAGCGGCACCGGATGCGGGTCGTGGCGGCGCTGATTGCCGAGGACAGCTCGCTGACCGATGCGGCGCTGAGTGTGGGTTTCGCCGATTCCTCGCACTTCAGCCGGGCTTTTCGCAATATGTTCGGCATCGCTCCTTCCTCGGTGTTCGGCCGCGCCGCCAACGTACGGATCGTGATCGCCTGA
- the sthA gene encoding Si-specific NAD(P)(+) transhydrogenase has translation MNDQNHDVIVIGTGPGGEGASMKAAKEGKSVAVIEKHHLVGGGCTHWGTIPSKALRHSINRMLEFNTSPAFRNALGSALKLSYPDLLRSAESVIARQTAMRRDFYERNRIRLRHGQARFLDAHTLEVRAGGTAEPVVLGADAFIIASGSHPFRPRDIDFNHPRIFDSDTILSMSTTPRSILIYGAGVIGCEYASIFRNMGCKVDLVDTRSQLLSFLDDEIAHALSYHLRDQGVMIRHNEEYEVVEGLADGVLTHFKSGKKIKADVLLWANGRTGNTQNMGLEELGITPNNRGQIKVDDNYRTALPHIYAVGDVIGYPSLASAAYDQGRFAATHLIHGSCDHHLVDYIPTGIYTSPEISSVGRTERELTDARVPYEVGHAYFKSLARAQITGRTVGILKLLFHRDTLEILGIHCFGDQAAEIVHIGQAIMAQQGTANNIQYFVNTTFNYPTMAEAYRVAALNGLNRLA, from the coding sequence ATGAACGACCAGAACCATGATGTTATCGTGATCGGCACCGGCCCGGGAGGAGAAGGAGCCTCGATGAAAGCCGCCAAAGAGGGCAAGTCGGTGGCGGTGATCGAGAAACACCACTTGGTCGGCGGCGGCTGCACGCACTGGGGCACCATCCCGTCCAAGGCGCTGCGCCATTCCATCAATCGGATGCTGGAATTCAACACCAGCCCGGCGTTCCGCAACGCGCTTGGCTCCGCCCTTAAGCTGTCCTACCCCGACCTGCTGCGCTCCGCCGAATCGGTGATCGCCCGCCAGACCGCCATGCGCCGGGATTTCTACGAACGCAACCGCATCCGGCTGCGACACGGCCAGGCCCGGTTTCTCGACGCCCACACCCTGGAAGTGCGGGCTGGCGGTACCGCCGAGCCGGTCGTCCTCGGCGCCGATGCCTTCATTATCGCCTCGGGCTCGCATCCATTCCGGCCGCGCGACATCGACTTCAACCACCCGCGCATCTTCGACAGCGACACCATCCTCAGCATGTCCACCACCCCGCGTTCAATCCTGATCTACGGCGCGGGCGTGATCGGCTGCGAGTACGCCAGCATCTTCCGCAACATGGGCTGCAAGGTCGATCTGGTGGACACCCGCTCCCAACTGCTGTCCTTTCTCGACGACGAAATCGCCCACGCGCTCAGCTACCACTTGCGCGATCAGGGCGTCATGATCCGCCACAACGAGGAATACGAAGTGGTGGAAGGGCTGGCGGATGGCGTGCTGACGCATTTCAAGTCCGGTAAGAAAATCAAGGCCGACGTGCTGCTGTGGGCCAACGGCCGCACCGGCAACACCCAGAACATGGGCTTGGAGGAACTGGGCATCACCCCGAACAACCGCGGCCAGATCAAGGTGGACGACAATTACCGCACCGCCCTGCCCCACATCTACGCGGTGGGCGATGTGATCGGCTACCCCAGCCTGGCCAGCGCCGCTTACGATCAAGGCCGCTTCGCCGCCACCCATCTGATTCATGGCAGTTGCGACCATCACTTGGTTGATTACATCCCCACTGGTATCTACACTTCCCCGGAGATCAGCTCGGTCGGCCGCACCGAGCGCGAACTGACTGATGCCCGGGTGCCCTACGAGGTTGGCCACGCCTATTTCAAGAGCCTGGCACGCGCCCAGATCACCGGCCGCACCGTGGGGATACTCAAGTTGCTGTTCCACCGGGATACCCTGGAAATTCTCGGCATTCACTGCTTCGGCGACCAAGCCGCCGAGATCGTCCACATCGGGCAGGCGATCATGGCCCAACAGGGCACGGCCAATAACATTCAATACTTCGTCAACACCACATTTAACTATCCGACCATGGCTGAAGCTTACCGGGTGGCGGCGCTGAACGGTCTAAATCGGCTGGCCTGA